One region of Rhodophyticola sp. CCM32 genomic DNA includes:
- a CDS encoding SOS response-associated peptidase, producing the protein MCGRFVMTYPVDDMAQLFEAVPSNDLPDRERFNICPTDPVAVVTSEEDARRYRTMRWGFLPHWYKSPSDGPLLINARAETIATKPAFQMACRQRRCLIPATGFYEWTRDADGTRLPWYVHSETETPLVFAGIWQSWTRGADQFVTCAIVTCAAGQGMSDIHHREPVTLAPEDWALWLGEAGRGAALLMRAAPEGRLQAYRVDPKVNANTASGPELILPHAA; encoded by the coding sequence ATGTGCGGGCGTTTTGTCATGACATATCCGGTAGATGACATGGCACAGCTGTTTGAGGCTGTGCCATCAAACGATCTTCCTGACAGGGAGAGATTCAATATCTGCCCGACCGATCCTGTGGCCGTCGTGACATCCGAGGAGGACGCGCGGCGATATCGGACCATGCGTTGGGGGTTTCTGCCGCATTGGTACAAATCGCCAAGTGATGGCCCTTTGCTGATCAATGCGCGGGCTGAAACAATTGCCACGAAACCGGCCTTCCAGATGGCCTGCCGCCAGCGGCGCTGTCTGATCCCGGCCACGGGGTTTTATGAATGGACCAGGGATGCAGATGGCACGCGTTTGCCCTGGTATGTGCATTCTGAAACCGAGACCCCCCTTGTTTTCGCGGGCATCTGGCAAAGTTGGACCAGGGGCGCGGATCAGTTTGTCACCTGTGCCATTGTCACCTGTGCCGCAGGGCAGGGGATGTCAGACATCCACCACCGGGAGCCTGTGACCCTTGCGCCGGAGGATTGGGCCTTGTGGCTGGGGGAGGCGGGCAGGGGTGCGGCGCTGTTGATGCGAGCCGCGCCCGAGGGGCGATTGCAGGCCTATCGGGTGGACCCGAAAGTAAATGCCAACACGGCCTCTGGCCCGGAGCTGATTTTGCCGCATGCTGCCTGA
- a CDS encoding winged helix-turn-helix domain-containing protein, with translation MTRPLIDCATARRMFLHRHGLASAPSGPATGAGLAGLITDLGFVQVDSVNTVARAHDMILWSRRQAYKPASLRWINDRMRATFEHWTHDAAILPMAMFPHWQLKFARDKQRLRQRWKDWQGSGFHAEIDRVLAHISDHGGVGSGDLADKRPGKSTGWWDWHPSKTALEYLWRSGQLSVSKREGFRKIYDLTERVIPPEILKMRYDEAETVDWACAAALDRLGFATSGELAAFWGLVRPEEAKAWVAVALRQDRVIEVDIALAQGGLRRAVMWAETLESLAHLPPVAPRLRILSPFDPALRDRNRSERLFDFHYRIEIFVPEARRRYGYYVFPVMEGDRMIGRIDMKCDRSCGGLDVAGFWPERQVKMGKGRIRRLEVELERVTRLTGCPDIRFAPGWLRSYEDTA, from the coding sequence ATGACCCGCCCGCTGATCGACTGTGCCACCGCGCGGCGGATGTTTCTGCACCGCCACGGGTTGGCCAGCGCACCATCCGGCCCGGCGACGGGCGCGGGGCTGGCCGGTCTGATCACCGATCTGGGCTTTGTGCAGGTTGACAGTGTCAACACGGTTGCCCGCGCCCATGACATGATCCTGTGGTCCCGGCGGCAGGCCTATAAACCGGCCAGTCTGCGCTGGATCAATGACCGTATGCGCGCAACGTTTGAACATTGGACCCACGATGCCGCGATCCTGCCGATGGCAATGTTTCCCCATTGGCAACTGAAATTCGCCCGCGACAAGCAGCGGTTGCGGCAGCGATGGAAGGATTGGCAAGGGTCCGGCTTCCATGCAGAGATCGACCGGGTGCTGGCCCATATCTCGGATCACGGGGGTGTGGGCAGTGGCGATCTGGCTGACAAGCGGCCCGGGAAATCCACCGGCTGGTGGGATTGGCACCCGTCGAAAACGGCGCTGGAATATCTCTGGCGGTCGGGGCAGCTTTCGGTCTCGAAGCGGGAGGGGTTTCGCAAGATATACGACCTGACCGAGCGGGTGATCCCGCCCGAGATACTCAAGATGCGGTATGATGAGGCGGAGACCGTGGACTGGGCCTGCGCGGCGGCGCTTGACCGGCTGGGCTTTGCCACCTCGGGCGAACTGGCCGCGTTCTGGGGGCTGGTCCGCCCGGAGGAAGCGAAGGCCTGGGTGGCCGTCGCGCTGCGACAGGACCGGGTGATCGAGGTTGATATCGCCCTGGCCCAGGGCGGTCTGCGCCGGGCGGTGATGTGGGCCGAAACCCTGGAAAGCCTTGCGCATCTGCCCCCGGTCGCCCCGCGCCTGCGCATTCTCAGCCCGTTTGACCCGGCCCTGCGGGATCGCAACCGGTCCGAACGGCTGTTCGATTTCCACTACCGGATCGAGATTTTTGTGCCCGAGGCCAGACGGCGATATGGCTATTACGTCTTTCCGGTGATGGAGGGGGACCGGATGATCGGCCGGATTGATATGAAATGTGATCGCAGTTGCGGTGGTCTGGATGTCGCCGGGTTCTGGCCGGAACGGCAGGTGAAAATGGGCAAGGGCCGTATCCGTCGGCTGGAGGTGGAACTGGAGCGTGTCACGCGCCTGACCGGTTGCCCGGATATACGCTTTGCGCCCGGTTGGTTGCGCAGTTATGAAGACACGGCCTAG
- a CDS encoding cation:proton antiporter domain-containing protein, translated as MTDFLLLAFIFLVAGVLAVPIASRLGLGSVLGYLIAGIVISPLLVLLGVDVVSIQHFAEFGVVMMLFLVGLELEPRLLWDMRARLLGLGGGQVVLTTGMVMCIAMVLGQPWSIALAIGLVLALSSTAIVLQTLNEKGLMKSDGGQSSFSVLLFQDIAVIPMLAFIPLLAIPELADLGAQVAGHGAEAPHGAADAHGSGDHDRPMSLVSGLNSWQTALVTIGAIAAVGLGGTYLTRPMFRFIAVAQLRELFTATALMMVIGIALLMSLVGLSPALGTFLAGVVLANSEYRHELESDIDPFRGLLLGLFFMTVGAGINFALLFDNLGLILCLTLGLMVLKCAVLLLLSPIFGIRGSDRWLFALGLAQAGEFGFVLLSFTVANSVLPTAIADQLLLVVALSMLLTPALFILYDRVIAPKFSEEQEREADEIGETGQIIVAGRGRVGGLVERMLSTAGYASTVIDFSSKQIENMRVFGVKTYFGDATRPDLLHAAGIARAKLLIVAIDDKDQITELVRYAVDNYSDLHVLARAVDRDHVYHLWAAGCRDIIRETYDSSVRMGRSAYEAMGVPKDQAEAMAAIFNRTDRRAMVEVADVYDINIPATENPAYIARVKEMIEIRQPEMAKEMAEIRMAAGGEKATE; from the coding sequence ATGACCGATTTCCTGTTACTGGCATTCATTTTTCTGGTGGCAGGTGTTCTTGCCGTGCCCATTGCCTCGCGGCTGGGTCTTGGGTCGGTTCTGGGCTATCTGATCGCCGGGATCGTGATCAGCCCGCTTTTGGTGCTGCTGGGGGTCGATGTGGTGTCGATCCAGCATTTCGCGGAATTCGGCGTCGTGATGATGCTGTTTCTTGTGGGGCTGGAACTGGAACCCCGGCTTTTATGGGACATGCGGGCGCGCCTGTTGGGTCTGGGTGGCGGTCAGGTGGTGCTGACCACCGGGATGGTCATGTGCATTGCCATGGTTCTGGGCCAGCCCTGGAGCATTGCCCTGGCGATCGGTCTGGTTCTGGCGCTGTCCTCCACGGCGATTGTGCTGCAAACCCTGAATGAAAAGGGGTTGATGAAATCAGATGGCGGGCAGTCCAGTTTCTCGGTGCTGCTGTTTCAGGATATTGCCGTCATCCCGATGCTGGCTTTCATCCCGCTTCTGGCGATCCCGGAACTGGCGGATCTGGGCGCGCAGGTTGCAGGCCACGGGGCCGAGGCTCCCCATGGTGCCGCCGATGCCCATGGCAGCGGTGATCACGATCGACCGATGAGCCTGGTCTCAGGCCTCAACAGCTGGCAGACCGCGCTGGTGACCATCGGGGCGATTGCGGCGGTGGGGCTGGGCGGCACCTATCTGACCCGGCCGATGTTCCGGTTCATCGCCGTGGCGCAACTGCGGGAACTGTTCACCGCCACGGCCCTGATGATGGTGATCGGCATCGCACTTTTGATGTCGCTGGTGGGGCTGTCGCCTGCATTGGGCACTTTTCTGGCCGGTGTCGTGCTGGCCAACAGCGAATACCGGCACGAACTTGAATCCGATATCGACCCGTTTCGGGGCCTGCTTCTGGGCCTGTTCTTCATGACTGTGGGTGCGGGGATCAATTTTGCCCTGCTGTTTGACAATCTGGGGCTGATCCTGTGCCTGACCCTTGGCCTGATGGTGCTGAAATGCGCGGTTTTGCTGCTGTTGTCGCCGATCTTCGGCATTCGCGGCTCTGACAGATGGCTGTTTGCCCTGGGTCTGGCGCAGGCCGGCGAGTTCGGCTTTGTCCTTCTGTCCTTCACCGTTGCCAATTCGGTGCTGCCGACCGCCATCGCCGATCAGCTTCTGCTTGTGGTGGCCCTGTCGATGCTGCTGACACCCGCCCTGTTCATTCTCTATGACCGGGTCATCGCGCCGAAATTCTCGGAAGAACAGGAACGGGAGGCCGACGAGATCGGCGAGACCGGCCAGATCATCGTTGCCGGTCGCGGCCGGGTCGGTGGTCTGGTGGAGCGGATGCTGTCAACGGCGGGATATGCCTCGACCGTGATTGATTTCAGCTCGAAACAGATTGAAAACATGCGTGTTTTCGGAGTGAAGACCTATTTTGGCGATGCAACCCGGCCCGATCTGCTGCATGCGGCGGGGATTGCCAGGGCAAAGCTGCTGATCGTCGCCATAGATGACAAGGATCAGATCACCGAACTGGTCCGCTATGCGGTGGATAATTACTCCGATCTGCATGTTCTGGCCCGCGCGGTGGATCGTGACCATGTCTATCATCTCTGGGCGGCGGGGTGCCGTGACATCATCCGCGAGACCTATGACAGTTCGGTGCGCATGGGCCGGTCGGCCTATGAGGCGATGGGTGTGCCCAAAGACCAGGCCGAAGCGATGGCGGCGATTTTCAACCGGACGGATCGCCGGGCCATGGTTGAGGTGGCGGATGTCTATGACATCAACATTCCGGCGACCGAAAACCCGGCCTATATCGCCCGGGTAAAAGAGATGATTGAGATACGGCAGCCGGAAATGGCGAAGGAAATGGCCGAGATCAGGATGGCCGCAGGCGGGGAGAAGGCCACGGAGTGA
- a CDS encoding imelysin family protein produces the protein MTRLLLTSTALVAGLAATAQAQTASDVVGHYADMAHAEYTDALITAERLQEAVAALVAEPSAENLTAARAAWLAARVPYQQTEVYRFGNAIVDDWEGRVNAWPLDEGLIDYVDGAAYGGPSDENEFAVLNVVANASFTLSGEEIDASEITPALLQDTLQEADGVEANVATGYHAIEFLLWGQDLNGNGPGAGDRPWTDYAAGDACTGGNCDRRAEYLTAAADLLVSDLDWMVAQWDADGDARTGLMADPEAGLSAMLTGMGSLSYGEVAGERMRLGLMLNDPEEEHDCFSDNTYNSHYYDGMGVQNAYLGEYTRIDGSVITGPSLSDMVAAVDPALDTEMQTRLSATMMALGRIKTAGESGFAYDQMLERGNAAGEALVMGGVNGLIAQTESIERVVTALGLDQIAFEGSDSLDNPSAVFE, from the coding sequence ATGACACGACTTCTTTTGACCAGTACCGCTTTGGTAGCGGGGCTTGCCGCCACTGCCCAGGCCCAGACCGCAAGTGATGTGGTCGGCCATTATGCAGATATGGCCCATGCCGAATATACCGATGCGCTGATCACTGCCGAGCGTTTGCAGGAGGCCGTGGCTGCCCTGGTGGCAGAGCCTTCGGCCGAGAACCTGACCGCCGCGCGCGCCGCCTGGCTTGCGGCCCGGGTGCCCTATCAGCAGACTGAAGTTTACCGGTTCGGCAATGCCATCGTCGATGACTGGGAGGGTCGGGTGAATGCCTGGCCGCTGGATGAAGGCCTGATCGACTATGTGGATGGCGCGGCTTATGGCGGCCCAAGCGATGAGAATGAATTTGCGGTTCTGAACGTAGTGGCCAATGCCAGCTTTACGCTGTCCGGCGAAGAGATTGATGCCAGTGAAATCACGCCGGCGCTGTTGCAGGACACTTTGCAGGAGGCCGACGGGGTCGAAGCCAATGTCGCCACCGGGTATCACGCCATCGAGTTTCTGCTCTGGGGCCAGGATCTGAACGGCAACGGCCCCGGTGCCGGGGACCGGCCCTGGACGGATTATGCCGCGGGCGATGCCTGCACCGGCGGCAATTGTGACCGGCGGGCGGAATATCTGACCGCTGCCGCCGATCTGCTGGTCAGCGATCTGGACTGGATGGTTGCGCAATGGGATGCGGATGGCGATGCGCGGACCGGCCTGATGGCCGACCCGGAAGCCGGGCTTTCGGCGATGCTGACCGGGATGGGCAGCCTCAGCTATGGTGAGGTGGCTGGCGAACGTATGCGCCTTGGCCTGATGCTGAACGACCCCGAGGAGGAACATGACTGTTTTTCCGACAACACCTATAACAGCCATTATTATGACGGGATGGGCGTGCAGAATGCCTATCTTGGGGAATATACCCGCATTGATGGCAGCGTGATCACCGGCCCGTCCCTGTCGGATATGGTGGCGGCCGTTGACCCCGCCCTCGATACCGAGATGCAGACCCGCCTGTCAGCCACGATGATGGCCCTTGGCCGGATCAAGACCGCCGGTGAATCCGGCTTTGCCTATGATCAGATGCTGGAACGCGGCAATGCGGCCGGCGAGGCGCTGGTGATGGGGGGCGTGAACGGATTGATCGCCCAGACAGAAAGCATCGAACGGGTTGTGACCGCACTTGGCCTTGACCAGATCGCCTTTGAAGGCTCTGACAGTCTCGATAACCCCTCAGCTGTGTTCGAGTGA
- a CDS encoding ABC transporter transmembrane domain-containing protein, whose translation MAGPETSPSQFAEDRETSRRIGSLRALGPFLFPYRGMVAASGAALVLTAMVSLTLPLAVRRVVDGFETESAALLDQYFLAALGIAALLAIGTGLRYYLVTRLGERVVADIRKAVFDRMIAMSPAFYERLMTGEILSRITTDTTLLLSVISSSVSVALRNLLILLGGLALMTFTSPKLAGLVLLIVPVIIVPIVVLGRRLRVLSKENQDWIAESSGNASEALLSVQTVQAFTHERPTAATFEMVTERSFDSARKRIATRAIMTVIVIALVFAGIVGVLWIGARDVRAEVMSIGELIQFLIYAIMVAGSVGALSDIWGELQRASGATERLVELLQTTDNVGDPETALSLPQGGRGAIVFEDVHFHYPTRPETAALDGVSLTVQPGETVALVGPSGAGKSTIFQLLLRFYDPESGGVSLDGVDLRQMTRAGFRSAMALVPQDPVIFASSARENIRFGRPEASDAEVEAAAIAAAADDFLSALPQGYDTYVGERGIMLSGGQKQRIAIARAILRDAPILLLDEATSALDAESERAVQEAVAAMSADRTTLIVAHRLATVKQADRIVVFEDGKIVAEGTHEALVAQGGLYARLARLQFTAGMAAE comes from the coding sequence ATGGCCGGGCCAGAAACCAGCCCCTCGCAATTTGCAGAAGACCGCGAAACATCCAGGCGGATCGGCAGTTTGCGGGCGCTTGGGCCATTTCTTTTCCCGTATCGCGGAATGGTGGCCGCATCCGGTGCGGCGCTTGTCCTCACAGCGATGGTGTCGCTGACGCTTCCCCTGGCCGTGCGCCGGGTGGTGGACGGGTTCGAAACCGAAAGCGCGGCGTTGCTGGATCAGTATTTTCTGGCAGCCCTGGGCATTGCGGCGCTTTTGGCGATTGGCACGGGGCTGCGGTATTATCTGGTCACGCGTCTGGGCGAACGGGTCGTGGCCGATATCCGCAAGGCGGTGTTCGACCGGATGATCGCGATGAGCCCGGCCTTCTACGAACGCCTGATGACCGGCGAGATTCTCAGCCGGATCACCACGGACACCACGCTGCTGCTCAGCGTGATTTCCTCATCTGTCTCGGTGGCGCTCAGAAACCTGCTGATCCTGTTGGGCGGTCTGGCCCTGATGACATTCACCTCGCCGAAACTGGCGGGGCTGGTTCTGTTGATCGTGCCGGTGATCATCGTCCCGATTGTGGTTCTTGGGCGGCGTTTGCGGGTGCTGAGCAAGGAAAACCAGGATTGGATCGCGGAAAGCTCCGGCAACGCGTCCGAGGCTTTGCTGTCGGTCCAGACGGTGCAGGCCTTCACCCATGAACGTCCCACTGCGGCCACGTTCGAGATGGTGACCGAACGCAGTTTCGACAGTGCCAGGAAACGTATCGCAACCCGGGCGATCATGACTGTGATCGTGATTGCGCTGGTCTTTGCAGGTATTGTCGGGGTGCTGTGGATCGGGGCGCGCGATGTGCGGGCCGAGGTGATGAGCATTGGCGAACTGATCCAGTTCCTGATCTATGCGATCATGGTGGCCGGGTCCGTCGGCGCATTGTCCGATATCTGGGGAGAGTTGCAGCGGGCATCCGGCGCGACGGAGCGGTTGGTCGAACTGCTGCAAACCACTGACAATGTGGGCGATCCAGAGACCGCTTTGTCCCTGCCACAGGGCGGGCGCGGCGCGATTGTCTTCGAGGATGTGCATTTTCATTACCCCACCCGGCCTGAAACCGCCGCGCTGGATGGTGTCAGCCTGACCGTGCAGCCGGGGGAGACCGTGGCGCTGGTCGGCCCCTCGGGCGCGGGCAAATCAACGATTTTCCAACTGCTGCTGCGGTTCTATGATCCCGAAAGCGGCGGTGTCTCACTGGATGGTGTCGATCTGCGGCAGATGACCCGGGCCGGGTTCCGTTCTGCGATGGCGCTGGTGCCCCAGGACCCGGTGATCTTTGCCAGTTCGGCCCGTGAAAACATCCGTTTCGGTCGGCCGGAAGCCAGTGATGCCGAGGTCGAGGCCGCCGCCATCGCCGCTGCGGCCGATGATTTCCTCAGCGCACTGCCCCAGGGCTATGACACCTATGTGGGCGAACGGGGCATCATGCTGTCAGGCGGCCAGAAACAGCGGATCGCGATTGCCCGTGCGATCCTGCGGGATGCGCCGATCCTGCTGCTAGACGAGGCGACAAGCGCCCTTGATGCGGAAAGCGAGCGGGCGGTGCAGGAGGCCGTGGCAGCGATGAGCGCCGATCGCACCACCCTGATCGTCGCCCACCGTTTGGCCACCGTGAAACAGGCCGACCGTATTGTGGTGTTCGAGGACGGCAAGATCGTGGCCGAGGGCACCCATGAGGCGCTGGTGGCCCAGGGCGGGCTTTATGCACGGCTTGCGCGGCTGCAATTCACCGCAGGCATGGCGGCTGAGTAA
- a CDS encoding 1-phosphofructokinase family hexose kinase, with the protein MRDILTLTLNPALDVSAITPQVVAGPKLRCGDARLDPGGGGVNVSRAIVHLGGQSRAIVASGGVTGTYLCDLLEGEGVEVIRLKTSGLTRQSFAVTDGEGGGQYRFVMPGPGWGAGDLDALWSTLATCLTPQSLLVVSGSLPPGMDPDLLIEINIRARAIGAVMVLDTSGAALVQAVEHVTAPYHLLRVDGAEADDLAGQSLNTPREMAAFGRSLIAAGRAEYAVMALGAEGTLGISARECFFCRPPLIKTVSAVGAGDSLVGAMAMTLAQGDGFRAAIRFGTAAAAAAVMTPATQLCSRADAETLRSEIDVRVV; encoded by the coding sequence ATGCGTGATATTCTGACCCTGACTCTGAACCCGGCGCTGGATGTCTCGGCCATCACGCCACAGGTGGTGGCGGGGCCAAAACTGCGCTGTGGCGATGCGCGGCTGGACCCCGGCGGTGGCGGGGTCAATGTCTCGCGCGCGATTGTGCATCTGGGTGGCCAGAGCCGGGCAATTGTGGCCTCGGGCGGTGTCACCGGCACCTATCTGTGCGATCTGCTGGAAGGTGAGGGGGTCGAGGTGATCCGCCTGAAGACCTCGGGCCTGACGCGGCAATCCTTTGCCGTCACCGATGGGGAAGGTGGCGGGCAATACCGCTTCGTGATGCCGGGGCCGGGCTGGGGCGCGGGCGATCTTGATGCGCTTTGGTCCACGCTTGCCACATGTCTGACCCCGCAGAGCCTGCTTGTGGTGTCCGGCAGCCTGCCACCGGGTATGGATCCGGATCTGCTGATCGAAATCAACATCCGCGCCCGGGCCATCGGGGCGGTGATGGTGCTGGATACGTCGGGCGCGGCCCTGGTGCAGGCCGTCGAACATGTGACCGCGCCCTATCACCTGCTGCGCGTTGACGGGGCCGAAGCCGATGACCTGGCCGGGCAGAGCCTGAACACACCCAGAGAGATGGCTGCATTCGGCCGCAGCCTGATCGCGGCGGGCAGGGCGGAATATGCGGTGATGGCGCTTGGCGCAGAGGGCACGCTTGGGATTTCGGCCAGGGAGTGTTTTTTCTGCCGGCCCCCGCTGATCAAAACGGTCAGTGCCGTGGGCGCGGGGGACAGTCTTGTCGGTGCAATGGCGATGACACTGGCCCAAGGGGACGGGTTTCGCGCCGCGATCCGTTTTGGAACTGCGGCCGCCGCGGCAGCGGTGATGACCCCGGCGACCCAGCTGTGTTCCCGGGCAGATGCAGAGACTTTGCGATCAGAGATTGATGTGCGGGTGGTTTAA
- a CDS encoding LCCL domain-containing protein yields MNFTRPFQNRVATALLTGMLSVYGLPALADWSDSANSLGVQTATGSAYVVDCPAGGTGGTIWGTGIYTSDSSICMAAVHTGFFTQAMGGQVTFRVLGPQQTYAASSNNGVTSEAYGPWSSSFMIISSTGHQVNLPVQATSVTWTQSPISLQLGLGPHAISCPSGGSLASTIWGTDVYTSDSAICVAAVHSGRINAAAGGTVHIQMLGDQPAFVGSSRNGVTSEAYGPWDSSYLFTLGASKAGNRNCFHCLIFAPFPGYLFLKPQQ; encoded by the coding sequence ATGAACTTCACACGACCCTTCCAGAATCGCGTTGCGACCGCCCTGCTGACCGGCATGCTTTCGGTTTACGGTCTGCCTGCCCTGGCCGACTGGTCTGACTCAGCCAATTCGCTTGGCGTACAAACCGCCACCGGCAGCGCCTATGTGGTGGACTGCCCCGCAGGCGGCACCGGCGGCACGATCTGGGGCACAGGCATCTACACCTCTGACAGCTCGATCTGCATGGCCGCCGTTCATACCGGGTTCTTCACCCAGGCCATGGGCGGGCAGGTCACGTTTCGTGTACTGGGCCCGCAGCAGACCTATGCGGCAAGCAGCAATAATGGCGTCACCTCAGAAGCTTACGGACCATGGTCAAGCAGTTTCATGATCATTTCCAGCACCGGTCATCAGGTCAATCTCCCGGTTCAGGCGACCTCCGTCACATGGACGCAAAGCCCCATCTCACTTCAGCTGGGCCTTGGCCCCCATGCGATAAGCTGCCCGTCGGGCGGCAGTCTGGCATCAACAATCTGGGGAACGGATGTCTACACATCCGACAGCGCAATCTGCGTGGCTGCGGTGCATAGCGGACGGATCAATGCCGCGGCCGGTGGCACTGTTCACATCCAGATGCTGGGGGATCAGCCGGCATTCGTAGGCAGCAGCCGCAATGGCGTTACCTCGGAAGCCTATGGCCCGTGGGACAGCAGCTATCTCTTCACACTCGGGGCCAGTAAGGCAGGAAACCGCAATTGTTTCCATTGCCTTATTTTTGCCCCTTTTCCGGGGTATTTGTTCTTGAAGCCGCAACAATAA
- a CDS encoding acyl-CoA synthetase: MVRFANAEDIKTVERELPWPESQPAVTVYELLSRTKDRFGGLNAISFQILSGPRDPAETLTWGGFHARVTQAANLFRSLGVGEEDTVAYVLPNCNETAVTLLGGTVAGIAAPINPLLEAEQIGSILRETGARVVVTLKAFPKTDVAQKVSEAVELAPGVKTVLEVDLLHYMTGLKKLIVPFLRPKYEVQHKARVLDFNAELDRQRSDHLEFADSTKDRVGAYFHTGGTTGMPKVAQHKYSGMIYNGWIGHTLLFTEQDNIICPLPLFHVFACHVILMAAVTSGAHVVFPTPQGYRGAGVFDNFWKLVERWQISFIITVPTAISAMMQRPVNADISTVKTAFSGSSPLPVELFKRFEKATGVTLIEGYGLTEATCLVSCNPVDGDKKIGSIGIPFPHTQVRILRHGADGITICDTDEVGEICIDNPGVFEGSTYIASDKNIDLFAYDTYLRTGDLGRIDEDGYLWITGRAKDLIIRGGHNIDPAEIEEALAGHPAVAFAGAIGQPDAFAGELPCAYVELVDGADITTAALMDHCKTHIHERAAIPKYLEILDELPKTAVGKVLKPDLRKRAITRVYNGALTEAGIAAQVSEVQEDKKRGLVAHLERTGQVDEAELAQVLGEFTRPWDWAGVTAGTDGD, translated from the coding sequence ATGGTTCGTTTCGCCAATGCCGAAGACATCAAGACCGTTGAGCGGGAACTGCCCTGGCCGGAAAGCCAGCCGGCGGTGACCGTATATGAGTTGCTCAGCCGGACGAAAGACCGGTTTGGCGGGCTGAACGCGATCTCGTTTCAGATACTGTCAGGCCCCCGCGACCCGGCGGAAACCCTGACCTGGGGCGGGTTTCACGCCCGTGTCACCCAGGCCGCCAATCTGTTCCGCAGTCTGGGTGTCGGCGAAGAGGACACGGTGGCCTATGTGCTGCCGAATTGTAATGAAACCGCCGTAACCCTGCTTGGCGGGACGGTGGCGGGGATCGCGGCACCGATCAACCCGCTTCTTGAAGCCGAACAGATCGGCTCGATCCTGCGGGAAACCGGGGCCAGGGTCGTGGTGACGCTGAAGGCTTTCCCGAAAACCGATGTGGCGCAGAAAGTGTCGGAAGCGGTGGAACTGGCCCCGGGTGTGAAAACCGTGCTTGAGGTCGATCTGCTGCATTACATGACCGGGCTGAAAAAGCTGATCGTGCCGTTCCTGCGCCCGAAATACGAGGTGCAACACAAGGCCCGGGTGCTTGATTTCAATGCCGAGCTGGACCGACAGCGCAGCGATCACCTGGAATTTGCCGACAGCACGAAAGACCGGGTCGGGGCCTATTTCCATACCGGCGGAACAACCGGCATGCCCAAGGTCGCGCAGCATAAATATTCCGGGATGATCTATAATGGCTGGATCGGGCACACATTGCTGTTCACCGAACAGGACAACATCATCTGCCCGCTGCCGCTGTTCCATGTCTTTGCCTGCCATGTGATTCTGATGGCGGCGGTCACCTCGGGGGCGCATGTGGTGTTCCCCACGCCGCAGGGCTATCGCGGCGCGGGTGTTTTCGACAATTTCTGGAAACTGGTGGAACGCTGGCAGATCAGTTTCATCATCACCGTGCCCACGGCGATTTCGGCGATGATGCAACGCCCGGTGAACGCGGATATCTCCACCGTGAAAACCGCATTTTCCGGATCATCGCCTCTGCCGGTGGAACTGTTCAAGCGGTTCGAGAAAGCCACCGGTGTGACGCTGATCGAAGGCTATGGCCTGACAGAGGCCACCTGCCTGGTCAGTTGCAACCCGGTGGATGGCGATAAGAAAATCGGCTCCATCGGTATTCCGTTCCCGCATACGCAGGTGCGGATTCTGAGACATGGCGCTGATGGCATCACCATCTGCGACACCGATGAGGTGGGCGAGATCTGCATCGACAACCCGGGTGTGTTCGAGGGCTCGACCTATATCGCAAGCGACAAGAACATCGATCTTTTCGCCTATGATACCTATCTGCGCACCGGCGATCTGGGGCGGATCGACGAAGACGGCTATCTGTGGATCACCGGGCGGGCCAAGGATCTGATCATTCGCGGCGGCCATAATATCGACCCGGCCGAGATTGAAGAGGCATTGGCGGGCCACCCCGCCGTGGCCTTCGCAGGTGCCATCGGTCAGCCCGATGCCTTTGCCGGCGAACTGCCCTGCGCCTATGTGGAACTGGTCGACGGGGCGGACATCACCACCGCCGCCCTGATGGATCACTGCAAGACCCATATCCATGAACGGGCCGCGATACCGAAATATCTGGAAATTCTGGATGAGCTTCCCAAAACTGCCGTCGGCAAGGTTCTGAAACCCGATCTGCGCAAACGCGCCATCACCCGGGTCTATAACGGGGCCCTGACCGAGGCAGGTATCGCCGCACAGGTGAGTGAGGTGCAGGAGGATAAAAAGCGCGGTCTGGTCGCCCATCTGGAGAGGACCGGACAGGTGGATGAGGCGGAACTGGCCCAGGTTCTGGGGGAGTTCACCCGCCCCTGGGACTGGGCCGGAGTGACCGCCGGCACCGATGGCGACTGA